Genomic window (Tardiphaga sp. vice304):
CGCGCGACTATGCCTATGGCGTCGATGTCAAGCCGACGCCGAATTTCGATCTGCCGGCGTCCTTCATGGGCATCCGCCGCGACGACGGCCGCATCGCCACGCGCAATTACATCGGCATTCTCACATCGGTGAATTGCAGCGCGCATGTCGCCTCGATGGTCGCCGACGTGTTCAAGAAGAATCCGTTCACCGGCCACAATCCGCTCGAAAACTATCCGAACGTCGACGGCGTCGTCGCGCTGACCCACAAGACTGGCTGCGGCATGACGCAGGACGAGCCGCTGCGGCTGCTGCGCCGGACGCTCGGCGGCTATGCGCGCCACGTCAACTTCTCGCATGTCATCGTGCTGGGGCTGGGCTGCGAGATCAACCAGATCGGCGGGCTGATGGAGGAGCAGAAGCTCGCCGGCCGCCTGCGCGAAATGCAGATCCAGGAAGTCGGCGGCACCCGCAAGACCACCGAGGCCGGCGTCGCTTTCGTGCGCGAAGTGCTGGAAGATTCCAACAAGGCAAAACGCGAGGAAGTCGCGGCCAGCGAGTTGATTGTCGCCCTGCAATGCGGCGGCTCCGACGGCTATTCCGGCATCTCCGCCAATCCGGCGCTGGGGGCGGCGAGCGACATCCTGGTGCGCCACGGCGGCACCGTGATCCTGTCGGAGACGCCGGAGACCTACGGCGCCGAGCATCTTCTCACGCGCCGTGCGGTGTCGCGCGAGGTCGGCGAGAAGCTGGTCGGGCTGATGCGCTGGTGGGACGCCTATTGCGAGCGCGAGGGTGCCGAGATGAACGCCAATCCCTCGCCCGGCAACAAGGTCGGCGGCCTCACCACGATCCTGGAGAAGTCGCTCGGCGCGATGGCCAAGGCCGGCTCGACCAATCTGGTCGACGTGCTGAACTACGCCGAGGCCGTCACCAAGAAGGGTTTTGTGTTCATGGACACGCCGGGATACGACCCGGTGGCCGCGACCGGGCAGGTCGCCGGCGGCGCCAATCTGGTGTGCTTCACCACCGGCCGCGGCTCGGTGTTCGGCTGTAAGCCCGCGCCCTCGATCAAGCTCGCGACCAACACGCCGATGTTCCGGCGGATGGAAGACGACATGGACATCAACTGCGGCACCATCCTCGACGGCGACGAGAGCGTGGAGGCGTGCGGCCAGCGCATCTTCGCGCAGATGCTGAAAACGGCGTCCGGCGCGCCGACCAAGAGCGAGAGTTTTGATTTCGGCGGCGCCGAGTTCGCGCCCTGGGTGTTAGGGGCGACGATGTAACCAACTGTCATTGCCACAAACTGTCATTCCGGGGCGCGAGCGCGTAAGCCGCGAGCGAACCCGGAACCTCGACATGGGACGATGAACATGTCGAGGTTCCGGGTTCGCGTTCGGCTGACGCCGCCCGCGCCCCGGAACGACAAATGGACGCCCCCACAACAGGCAGCGCGTGCCAATTGTTAGGCCTTGATCCAACCCGCCAGCAATGTTCTGCTTAAAAAAGCTGCTGGAGTTGCCCATTGTCGATCTTCGTCGCGCTACATCACGTCACGCATTACAAATACGACCGTCCGATCGATCTCGGCCCGCAAACCATCCGGCTGCGGCCGGCGCCGCATACGCGGACGCCGATTCCGGCCTATTCGCTGAAGGTCACGCCGTCGAACCATTTCGTGAACTGGCAGCAGGATCCGCAGGGCAACTGGCTGGCGCGCTTCGTGTTTCCGGAGAAGGCGACCGAACTCAAGAT
Coding sequences:
- a CDS encoding UxaA family hydrolase, with product MAASPVIRLHANDAVLIARASLMPGVEVSPGVVTSERIPAGHKVAIRPIAVGEEVRRYGQIIGFATQPIAPGQHVHTQNLGMGDFARDYAYGVDVKPTPNFDLPASFMGIRRDDGRIATRNYIGILTSVNCSAHVASMVADVFKKNPFTGHNPLENYPNVDGVVALTHKTGCGMTQDEPLRLLRRTLGGYARHVNFSHVIVLGLGCEINQIGGLMEEQKLAGRLREMQIQEVGGTRKTTEAGVAFVREVLEDSNKAKREEVAASELIVALQCGGSDGYSGISANPALGAASDILVRHGGTVILSETPETYGAEHLLTRRAVSREVGEKLVGLMRWWDAYCEREGAEMNANPSPGNKVGGLTTILEKSLGAMAKAGSTNLVDVLNYAEAVTKKGFVFMDTPGYDPVAATGQVAGGANLVCFTTGRGSVFGCKPAPSIKLATNTPMFRRMEDDMDINCGTILDGDESVEACGQRIFAQMLKTASGAPTKSESFDFGGAEFAPWVLGATM